In a single window of the Papaver somniferum cultivar HN1 chromosome 8, ASM357369v1, whole genome shotgun sequence genome:
- the LOC113304528 gene encoding BAG family molecular chaperone regulator 2-like yields the protein MKLRSKRFFRSNSKLNRSVSSVSSSSSSGGANNVGGIGEIKWELRPGGMLVQKRDGGGSISSGGELITIRVATESRWHDISIDSTSTFGELKIILSLVTGLEPREQRVLFKGKEREDGDYLHMVGVRDKDKVLLLQDPAIKERKKLLHHATNLLARNNNQVIIPINRTISV from the exons atgaagttgaGATCAAAGAGATTTTTCAGGAGCAACTCTAAGCTTAATAGAAGTGTTAGTAGtgttagcagcagcagcagcagtggtggtgcAAATAATGTTGGCGGTATTGGTGAGATCAAGTGGGAACTTAGACCAGGTGGAATGCTTGTTCAAAAGAGAGACGGTGGAGGAAGCATTAGTAGCGGAGGAGAATTGATCACAATAAGAGTTGCAACTGAGTCAAGATGGCATGATATCTCCATTGATTCTACCTCAACTTTTG GAGAATTGAAGATAATACTCTCACTGGTGACAGGTTTGGAACCAAGAGAACAAAGGGTATTGTTTAAAGGgaaagaaagagaagatggagacTACTTGCACATGGTTGGAGTAAGAGACAAAGACAAAGTATTGTTGTTACAAGATCCAGCCATTAAAGAAAGGAAGAAACTTCTTCATCATGCTACTAATTTGTTGGCTAGAAATAATAACCAAGTTATTATTCCAATAAATCGCACTATTAGCGTATAA